The Halotia branconii CENA392 region AATAAAACCCTTGCAATGACGAAATATACTATTCAGCCATTTTTTTGTCCACTTAGGTAAGCTAGAGTAAGTTACATGAAATTCTGCTCCATGTGCATGTATGAATACAGGCTTCTGGAAACTAAATGCAACTAGGGCAATAATCGCTTTTCTTAAAACACTACCGCCATCTGACAAATGAATATATACAATATCAAGTTTATCAAACATCAATTTCGATAACAAGCTTACTAAAGCCTTGATAAATACTATCAATCTATGTGTAATAGAACCTTCATCATGGCTAGTAAAATGCTGAATTTTGATGTGATGAGGAGTATGTTTGAGAATAAGATTTTCAACAGTTGCGATCCCACCATTTTGTTTTAGACTAGCTCCTATCATGGCAATCCGAATTGTATCCATTTTTCACTTTTTTATAGTTTAAATTAACTTGACATTTTAAGCTAAACTTTAAATAATAATTTTGTACAATCATAATTTATTTCAATAATGATTTATTGTGAGACTCTTATGATTTTTATTATTCAATGATGCAGATAGCAAATAAGACAAAGATACATAAATTACCCAACCAAAATCATTTTGCACCATTAGTCCACTCTCACTGAAATTAGATATTGCAAAATATGAGATTAACATACAGGGGAAAAGCACTTCGGGTGTCTTATATTGGCGTACTAACATTAATGAAATTGCTAAATTTCTGATGAATCCAATGGCAAAGATGAATAATCCTATAAAACCAATATTAAGCAAAATATCAATATAACCATTATGTGCATTTGGAGGATGCCAAGGAATAGCTCTCCATACTTCTTCAGAAGCACTGTTCAACCCCCAAAATGCACCATATCCATAGCCTAACCAAGGCCGACGTAATGCCATATCTATTAATAATTCCCACAAATCAGTACGACCAGTGAAAGTTGTATCTTTACCAAAGACTCCTAATATTTCATTTGCATTATCTACAGCCCATAAAGTAGTTATTGATGTTACTAACATCATAAAAGCAATAATAGGCACTATTAAATCATATTGTAACCGCAGGACATTTAAGAGAGAAAATATGATAATCATATCTAAAAAAACTATTATAGCTGCGGAAGATCTCGAAAGAACTAACATGAAAATTGATAAACCTAAAGCTGCCTCCCAAATAAAGTATTTTTTATCAACTTTAAGACATTTTAATAAACAGATGATAGCGCTTAAAACCATCCACTTTCCAAAAGCATTTTTGTGAACGTAAATGCCGCGCCAACTGCCAGCGTGGATACCTGACATGACACCATACTTGGGCAATACTACAGAAAATATAAGACTTACAATTACAATGAGTCCAAACGTGAAGCTAACTATTAATAAATGCTTTTCTAAACTGTTATAGCTAACAGATAAATAAACACCAAATAAGGTTGTTCCTATAAGTGCAACAATACGTGTAAAAGTTATAGTTGGATCAACAGACCATAGGAGAGAAAAAGCTGCAATCCCAGTTAATAAAACAATATTTTGATTTTTAGTTAATACATAAACAGTCTTTTTCCAACGGATAGCTAGGAGAAAAAAAGTAATAACGTAAATTAATATAAATGTTAATTGGACAATGGCAGTATCTCCGGCAGATTCTACTTCTCCCTCACTTACACCACCCTTAACAAGAACAGTCAGTGGACCACCTGTATAAAGCATTAAGGATACCACTGTAAAACCTGTTTCGAGGAATTTGAGAAATTTTCTCACGTAACCTGACTCTCAAGATTAGCGAATTAAATAACGTAACTACAACAAAGGATAAAGATGAAATTCAGCACGAAGTTCATCGGTAAGTTTCTGTTCATTAAACGGGGCAAGAATAAGTTTTTTTATGCCTCGAAAAGCTTCTTTAGGATTACGTTTTAATTTGGCAACAAGTGGTTCCTGCAAGGAAACACTTTCGCCTATTTTATCTCTAACATAAATTGTGCCTGGAAAAGGTAATGGTTGAATAGGCGTTCCGCGTGCTGCTAAATCTCCTTTAGCCAGAGGATGTCCTGATAAAAATCTATCATAACCAGTCAACTGTCCATAGGGCAGTGTTTTCTCTGGAAGAGTCAACAGACGGTAATTGATAATGTTAGAAGTTCCACACACTTTATAAAAGTTTTCTTTCTTAACTATGATTTTGCTGCTTTCCTCTTCATATTCATAACCAGTCTCCATATACCAACCATTACTTTGCTTATTTTGATTAACAAAAGCTGCTAATCGATTACTGATACAGTCATCAGCATCTACACTCATAATGTGTGATGGCTGAAGGTCTTGAGCAGCTAATAGTCCAGCAGCAACTTTTTGTGCTCTATCTTCCATCTTTTCGGTGTAGTCCGAACTAGGAATAGGAAAATTAACTTCTATATATTGAACTTGAGGATGATAAAAATTAATTTGAGGTTTTTCATGGCAGACTACCATAACATGAAACTCTGAAGAGGTTTGATTACAGATAGACTGTAGACATCTTTCAAACATTTTAGATAGTTCTGTCCATGATTTTGCTACTTTAGAACTTTTAATCGGAATAATAAAAACTAACATATTTTCAATGTTTCCTTTGTTGATTGTATGAATCTTTTATTAGAGTAATTAACTGTCAACTATTTAGTCTAGTAAAAGTCTATACTGTAAAATGTAGACAATATTTATTTAGATTTAAAGCGCTTAGCCAAAGCACGAATTTGTTGCCGTAAATCTTGAGGAAGTAACCAAATTACCATATATAGTAGATAATCTATCAGTCTAGGTTTGCCTAATTTTATAGATTCCCGCAATAATATCCAAAAGGCTGACCAGTCTTTTCTAATAGAAGCTTCGTGACTGACAATAGTCATAATGAAGCCTGAATATGCTTTTGATGTAACTAAATGTTGAACTGATCTAATCCATTCTAAAGAGTATTGCCAGTCACCCATATTGCTTAATCGTTGACGGCCAATATCTGAATGCCAGTATGCTGTAGGTTCAGATACAAATTCTATGCCAACATTTTCTAGATTACTAACTTGAAGAAGCCATTCCCAATCCTCATGTTTGTACTTTTTGTTGTTGAAAGGAACTTTTATTAATAGTTCTTTTTTAGTAAAAAAGGTCGAAGTATGCATAAAGCCTTCTCCAGCAAATAGAGAATTGCGTGCAAAAAGATAGTTACTTAAGGGTTCAGCAGGGGCTATTAGTCTTCTTGGCCAGATTAATTCACCTTTTGAGGTCAATGCAATAAAGCGGCTAGATACAACAGGAAGTTTAAACTGTGAATGTTCTGCTAATTCAAGTTGAAGTTTAAGTTTTCGAGGCAACCATTCGTCATCATCATCCAAAAAGGCTATCCATGTGGATTGAGCCTCTCTAACACCAACATTCCTAGCCTCTGAAGCTCCCACATTTTCTAGTAGTTCTATCACTTTCAACCTAGAATCAGCTATTTGGGATAATGACTTAACTGTTTCTTCATCAGGACCATCTATAATTACAATCACTTCAATTGCTTGCAGTGTTTGTGCTAATGCACTTTTCACAGCCCTACTTACAATTTTTGGTCTATTTCTAGTAGGAATAACAACACTAACTATTACATGGTCGTTTGCATTATCCCCGAAAATATTACCGTTTTTTAGTATTTCTGTTTGCATGATTTATTTTTTTGAGAAACTGTAATTTCTACGTAAAATAAAAAATTATATTTATCCTTTATTTAGAAGTTTTGACCAAATAGCTTGGGGACTTCCTAGTTTGTTAATAACAAGTAAGCCAACAATTAAAAGGTAATAAAAACTTGAGATCAATAAGGTTAAAAGAAAATTTAAGTTAATTTTCTGTAATATGAGTAATACAGGTATCATCAGAGTACTAACTAGCAAAGGACGACGAATGATCTGCCATACGTTCAAAGAAAATATGCGAGTATACGTACAGTAAACATATTGGCTAAAACCAGAAATACGCATTAGTAACTCAACTGCTGCTGCACCTACTAATTTAAATTGCGAAATTAATACTACACTTGCTAAACTTCCTAAAATAGTTGTAACTATTACTTCTCTTAAATTAATTTTCTCAAGACCATTTGCTAAAAGTAAAAAAGACAAGGAACGATTAAAAGGCAAGAAAAATAATGTTAAGGCCATAACACTTAGTGCAGTACTTCCCTGAGCAAAGTTAGGATTGT contains the following coding sequences:
- a CDS encoding glycosyltransferase family 2 protein; protein product: MQTEILKNGNIFGDNANDHVIVSVVIPTRNRPKIVSRAVKSALAQTLQAIEVIVIIDGPDEETVKSLSQIADSRLKVIELLENVGASEARNVGVREAQSTWIAFLDDDDEWLPRKLKLQLELAEHSQFKLPVVSSRFIALTSKGELIWPRRLIAPAEPLSNYLFARNSLFAGEGFMHTSTFFTKKELLIKVPFNNKKYKHEDWEWLLQVSNLENVGIEFVSEPTAYWHSDIGRQRLSNMGDWQYSLEWIRSVQHLVTSKAYSGFIMTIVSHEASIRKDWSAFWILLRESIKLGKPRLIDYLLYMVIWLLPQDLRQQIRALAKRFKSK
- a CDS encoding glycosyltransferase family 2 protein, whose protein sequence is MLVFIIPIKSSKVAKSWTELSKMFERCLQSICNQTSSEFHVMVVCHEKPQINFYHPQVQYIEVNFPIPSSDYTEKMEDRAQKVAAGLLAAQDLQPSHIMSVDADDCISNRLAAFVNQNKQSNGWYMETGYEYEEESSKIIVKKENFYKVCGTSNIINYRLLTLPEKTLPYGQLTGYDRFLSGHPLAKGDLAARGTPIQPLPFPGTIYVRDKIGESVSLQEPLVAKLKRNPKEAFRGIKKLILAPFNEQKLTDELRAEFHLYPLL
- a CDS encoding O-antigen ligase family protein, yielding MLYTGGPLTVLVKGGVSEGEVESAGDTAIVQLTFILIYVITFFLLAIRWKKTVYVLTKNQNIVLLTGIAAFSLLWSVDPTITFTRIVALIGTTLFGVYLSVSYNSLEKHLLIVSFTFGLIVIVSLIFSVVLPKYGVMSGIHAGSWRGIYVHKNAFGKWMVLSAIICLLKCLKVDKKYFIWEAALGLSIFMLVLSRSSAAIIVFLDMIIIFSLLNVLRLQYDLIVPIIAFMMLVTSITTLWAVDNANEILGVFGKDTTFTGRTDLWELLIDMALRRPWLGYGYGAFWGLNSASEEVWRAIPWHPPNAHNGYIDILLNIGFIGLFIFAIGFIRNLAISLMLVRQYKTPEVLFPCMLISYFAISNFSESGLMVQNDFGWVIYVSLSYLLSASLNNKNHKSLTINHY